Sequence from the Candidatus Zixiibacteriota bacterium genome:
CGTAATCACAATGAAGATTACTTGATCGGGATGCGGTTCCCGTTCCTGGCCAGCCAACTGTCAAACGTCTGAAGATCCGGGTTGAGAATTTTCGCCGTCTCAGGTTGGCGCACGCCGCAGAAGTATTCCTCGAAGTCACGCTTGAACTGGAACATATTCCCCAGGTCATCGGCTCCGGGAAAGCCGAAACTCCGGTATACTTCGGGTTCGACTGCGTTGTACCGGACCTCTTTGCCAACAGCTTTGCTGAAGGCGGCCGCCATCTGCGTGCCGGTGAGATGCTCGCCGGCGATGCCGACCGTCTTGCCGATATACTCCTGCCCCTTCTTGAAGATGCCATAGGCACACCTGCCGATATCTTCGGCTGCGATCCCGGGCAGTTTCTTGTCTCCCATTGGGAACGTGATGGCGAACGAGCCGCTTTGATCCTTCTGCGGACCCATGCCGAAATGAATGAAATTATCCCAGTAGAACGAGGTGAGCAGAAAGGTTGTCGGGACTCCGACCTGCGCAAATGCTTTGTCCGCCTCACCCTTGCCGTCGAAATGCGGCACTTTGTACTTTCCCTGAAGGGTAGGCATCCGGTTGTCATCGAGCGGCACCCACTTGCGGGTGTCCTCCAGAGTTGACCAGATGACATGTTTCAGACCGGCCTCTTTGGCGGCCTCAGCCATCGAACGGGCCTCCGCTACCTCTTTTTCGGCTGAAAAATGATCCCAGAAAAACGTTACGCAGAACGCTCCGTACGCGCCCTTGAAAGCGCGTTTCAAACTCCCGGGATCATCCACGTTCACGGCAACAACTTCGGCGCCGAGCTGCGCGAGTTCCTTCGCCTTGTCCGAATTTACATCGCGGGTGAGCGCTCGCGCGATGAACCCGCCGGTCCGGTCATTCAAGATAGCGCGAACCAACCCGCCCCCTTGAGCACCGGTGGCGCCGACAACAGCGATGATCTTCTTCTCACTCATAACTATCCTCCATGCGGTTTCCGGCAGGCCCGGAGAGGCCGGCCACTGTTTTCATGGATGGTTAAACACCAGTGCTCGGGCCGGCGTTCCCTGCCAGAGGCACAATAGTGGACTGTGAAGGTCCGCTCTTGGGATACTTACTGAGATTTCAGGTAGCGCGCCTGTATGATCCGACGGTGGTGGAGCTCGTGCCCGGCTATTATCCACGCCAGCGCCCGCACACTCACCGCGAACCCGCTGGCGGTTCCCTTGCGGGACCAGGCTTCATCGTCAAGGTGCGTGAACAAGTCTACTGAGGCGGCGCGAACATGCTCGAATTCGGTCAGCAAGACCGGAAGCGGCCGCTGTGAAAACTTCGCCACCTTCACATAGTCATCGTGTTCAAAACTCGCCAGTGCCGTTCTGTCAGCCCGGGCGATCCGAAGCGCCCGATAGGCAAAGACGCGCTCGGCATCGATCACATGCCCGAGAATCTCTTTGATGTTCCACTTCTCGGGAGCATAGGAGTACATCGCTTGCTCATCGGACAGGCCGGAGAACAACGCGCGGGCATCGGAAACCTGGTCTGACAATGTGGTTAGAATGTCACCATGTGATATGGCAGTGATATACTTCCCGTAGTAAGGGGCATATTCGAACTGATCAGGGGCGGTGGATCGGAATTCTGGTGTCATGCGCGGTTTTCTCCTTCAGCCCCCTTATACCGAGAAGTAACTTCAATTCTCCGCCCAACGCAAGTGGAATGCACATGTAGCCCGAGGTGTATCCCACCTGCTTCAGGTGGGTTCCTAGTTCTCACCCAAACTCAATCGACCCTATCGCCTCAGTCCCGAACACCGTTTCCCCTTTCGTGGCTGCACCTGCACGAAGTGATTGACGAATTCGCCCAAATTGCCTATGTAGCCCCAAACATAGACCAGGAGGAACCATGGCAGAGAATGTCGCCAACGAATTGATCACCAGGCAGATATTCCCGATTCTGCAAGAAACTTTCGAGAAAGTTGAGGGGATTTATCTCGACCGAGGAACATCGCTGTGCGAGACGCTGGACACTCTATCCGCGGCTGAGGCATCGCGTCCCACCACGCCGGGCGGCACGAGTATTGCGGGGCATGTGGAACATATCCGGTTTTACCTTCGCGTGATGAACGACTACATGGATGGCAAGTTCTACGAGAAGCTGGACTGGAAACAGAGCTGGCTGGTTCACACGGTGTCGGAGCAGGAATGGACGGAACTTCGGCAGCGCGTTCGGGACGATTACCGGGGACTTCTGGCGCACCTTCAGAGTTTCCCGGACTGGAACGACGAGCGTCGATTGGGTGGGGTGATAGCGGTAGTGGCGCACACCGCCTTCCACATCGGCGCAATCAGACAGATGGTGAAGGTGGTGAGGGGATGACGGCTGTCACGTCAAACCGTACAGAGTGCCCCACAGCTTGCGGCTTGTTGAAAAACTATGCTTTTCTGAAAACAAGAGCAACTGTTCGTTGTGGCGGGCCTTGCGGCCGCAAGGTATGTCATCGCCGCACTTCGACTTCGGCTCAGTGCGACGACGATAGAGCGCACTTGCACTGAAGTGCGGCCGTGTGACCCGCCACTTTTTCAACAGGCCCCTTGCTGTGGGACCGTGTGGAGCTGCGGTGTCGAGTTTTTTCAGTCGCGCTGCCGAATGCCCAGAGTAGCTCGCTTCGGAACTCAACCTGCGACACTGGCAGAACCAGAGGCGGTTCTGCCGATAGCGTCATGGTGAGGTGATTCCACCGAAGGCGGAGGCGACGTGACAATCCTTTCCGTCGCGTCGAGCGCAGTCGAGACGCGGGCTATCGGCCTATCGGTTTGCCGCCGGTTCTCGTCTTCGCTCGAACCGACGACAGGGGCGCTGACTGGATTCAGGCTCTCGGCGGCCGGAATTACAACGGTGGGTATCCGGTCACACCGTCTGCCAGTCGGCAGAAGGGAGGGCCCGATACAACGGTGGACACCCACCGCAAGCGGTGGGGTACCCCATCCCCTTGGGGTGGGTTTGGATAAACGGCAGACCTCCCGGTCTGCCGACCTTCGGCATGAAAATAGAAAGAGGCGACTTGAGGAAGTCGCCCCTTTTGCACCTCAGCGGTTAATCGAACCTGTTGGTCCTCTTTACCGTCACGTGTCTTATGGACACGACGGCAAAACGATTGCCCCTCCAAACAGGAAATCGATTAACATCTGCAGATCAGATATGTCAATAGCACCCGATGTATCGACATCGTTCTCCTCGAAGCACGGTGAGATAGCGCCACCGAAGAACAGATAATCGACCATGGCCGACAGATCCGAAATATCAACGATATCCGCCGGGTCACCATCGACATTGCCCGTTGTGCCGGTGCAGCAACAGACCTGCGACGTGCACGCAACTCCTTGTGGCTTCGGTTTGCCGCCCAGGATGCGACAGCATTCCGGATCCAACATGACACACTGACCTGTGGGCAGGCAGCATGCCTGCAACGGCGCACAGAGTCCTGTATGCGGAGTCCCGCCCTGCAGTGCGCAGCAAACCGGATCCATGTTGACACACTGGCCGTTTGGCAGACAGCATGCCTGAGGTGTGCTACAAGTAGCACCCGGTTGTGGCTGGCCCCCCTGGGCCGTGCAACAGAGCGGATCCAGCGTCACGCACCGGCCATCCGGGAGGCAACATGCGACTGGGGTAGTGCACGTAGTACCAGCCCCCTGTGGCTGGCCGCCCTGCATGAGGCAGCACACCGGGTCCATCATGGCACACTGGCCGCTTGGCAGACAGCACGCCTCAACAGCGCTACACAATGCTCCGGGCTGCGGCTGCCCACCCCGCTGCATACAGCAAACAGGGTCGATCGTGACGCACTGACCGGTGGGCAGGCAGCAAGCGACCGGGCTGGTACAAAGGGTTCCAGCCGGTTGCGGTTGACCACCCTGGAGCAAACAGCAGCGCGGATCGACATTCACGCACTGGCCATTCGGCAGACAGCAGGCCTGCGGCGGGTCGCACACAGTCCCGTCCCCCTGATAGACGCCGCCCAGAATAGTCTCGCAGGTTACCTGATCGGTAACGGTACACTGCAAGACGCCGACCGCATCCGGATAGCAGCAGGCTCCGGTCGGCGCTGTAGGAGCTCCGCCGGTGATGACGAATGAGAGATCCAGCGACTGCGGCTTCGGCCGACACTGGTGAATAATCAGTCCCTGAATTCTCACGTTCCGCCCCTGCAACAGATCTATGGAGACCCATTCCGGATTGTAGTTGGGCACAACCAGGTCGAATTCGTAGTGCCCCGGCCCAAGCGTACCTCTTATGTCACGTGCGATCATAATCGACTCGTCCGTTCCCGGAAGCGGCGGAATTCGCGGCTGCGGTGGAGGGTTTCCGTCGATTGACCAGATATCGGTGGCAAAGTTGATCGCAAATATGACGGACGACGGGAAAGTCGGGTTGAACGGAAAGATGTCGAACGCGACATGAATCTGCTTGAACCTGGTGGTGTCATACGGATGGTCGTAAAACCAGATATTCCACCAGCCCGAGGGGTACTGGTACCATCCCAGGCCGTATGCGTCGGTGCCCGAACCGCCGGCGAAGTTACCGTTTTCATCGAAGGCGGCATCGTAGTCGTTATTGATCGGCGGAGTCGTGTCGCGCGGTTCGTAGAGATCGATCCAATTGTAATCACTCAGAGTCGCCCATACAGCGTCATCGTTCCAGTGGTTTCTGGTAGATTTCCACCCCCACTGCACCGTAACCGGGCCGGGCTGCAAGACCGCCGAGACGTTCAGCCAGTAGATTGTTCCGGAGTCCTGATGGAACCAGTCAAGCGTGTCAAGAAAGATGTTGTACTGAAAGTACTGCTGGTGGTCGTTCGCGAGCACTTCCCCGATACTCGGGTCGTACCAGCCCTCGGGAGTCTGCGCCGTCACGGGGAGGGTGATGAAGTTGAATATCTGTCGTTCCCAGATAACCGGTCCGGGGCGGCTGTACGGAATGGTTGGAGGATTTTTGGGAATGTCCTGGTGAATGCTGACGATGAAATACTGAATCTGGCCCTCGATGTCGTTCTTCCATGAGCCCCAGAAGTGGATGTCCTTCACCCAGCCGGTCTCCGAACACATCCAGTCATCGGCGAGAACCACCGGCGCGGTTGCATTGACATCCCAGCCGGCCTCATCCGGCAATTGCGGGAAGTGCATCTTGTGACCATCGCTCGGTACCCAATCCGCGACTGCATACAGAACTCCGAGGGCGAGAATACAGACCAAGGCAAGCATCACGCGAGCAGGTGCTCTATTCCTCGTTTTCATAGTAACTCCAATAGTTTGCAGCTATATGGTTTGTTTCCTTTCCAAGTGGGTTCGCTGTCAAATAGCACAGCGGCGGGCGGACCATGTACGCTGACCATATCGGTGCGACCTTGAGCTTGAGATTAAATTATACTGTGAAAACCAGTTTGCTCTGAAACAACAGAGAAATCAGACGCGGAATTCGAGATGTTCGAGTGCGAGTCTCAGAGCATCGCCCAGATGTCAGTCAATGTGCTTTAATGTAAACTATTCCGGTCTATATTGTCAAGGCTTTTTTCAGGAGAGGTGAAGCAAATGCCGGGGGGCTTCGTGCCGCACCTACCAGGTGCGTTTGCTGCAAGCGAACCCGGCAACGTCAAAGTCTGACGGCGTGTGTTCGATCACCCAAGAGGTCACGGAGAATTCTCACCTTTCAGGTGAGGTACAGGCACGGTTCGTGCCGCACCTGCAAGGTGCGTTTGCTCTGAGCAGAACCGGAAATTTCACTGACAGTATCTGTCAGTCCCCCCTGATAGTTTGTTTCCGTGACGGTAAAGCACTTCGAACACGATGGACGAGCCCGGTTTGTGACATTCAGCACACACCGCCGGTTGCCGATGCTCACCAACAACGTATTTAGAGGCGCTGTGGCCGCATCGATCGAATCGGTCTGCCGACAGACGAACTGCCAGTTATTGGCATGGGTCGTCATGCCTGAGCATGTGCATCTCGTGCTTGTCCCACCGCTTGATGTGAAGATCGGGGCGGTAATTGGAGAAATCAAGAAACGCTCAGCGAAGATTATTCACGAGGTACTCGTGCGTCACAACAGCCCTTTGCAACAGCGACTCACCATCGTCCGCGACGGCGAGCCGAGGTTTGTATTCTGGATGAGGCGATGTTTTGATTATAATTGCCGGACTGAGGAGGGAGTGCGTCGAGCCATCGCCTACTGCCATTGGAACCCTGTCAAGAGAGGGATGGTGCGGGCTCCAGAGGACTATGTTTGGTCGAGCGCCAAGTGGTATGGGGACGGCGCAGATGTAGAATAGAGATTGTGATTCTGTGAAACATCTCGTTCTTGCGCGTGTGCGAGAGATTGCGTGACGGACGGAGAATACACACCTTTCAGGTGAGGCACAGGGCAAGGCCACCAGTTTCTTCTGACCCCAGTGCGGATGCGCCGATCGAGCCTCGACGATAGCCTCTTCGATCAATGCCGACACCGCACGAGGCGAGTGATGAGGAACGCGCGATCGGTCCTGCAGTCCCGCATCCCGTCCTCCTCATACCGCCGAACCCACTTGTAGCTGGTCTCACGGCTGACGCTTCGTGCCGCACCTACCAGGTGCGTTTGCTGCAAGCGAACCCGGCAACCTCAAAGTCTGACTGTGCGTGTTCGATCACCCAAGAGGTCACGGAGAATTCTCACCTTTCAGGTCAGGCACAGGCTTCGGGTTCCGCGCTACGTGACATTTCTCGGCTGGAATCTGACCCCACCGCAAGCGGTGGGGCACCGAGTGACGCCTCTGCGCTTAAATATGAGACAGTCAGAGAGTATGGCTTCGTGCCGCACCTACCAGGTGCGTTTGCTGCAAGCGAACCCGGCAACCTCAAAGTCTGACTGTGCGTGTTCGATCACCCAAGAGGTCACGGAGAATTCTCACCTTTCATGTCAGGCACCGCGGCCGGCAACAGATCCCACATCCCACCATGAATAGTGGGCCACCGGCCTGAATTAGTCGTCATACGGTAGTAACACTTCCACGGATTACTCTGATTTGCCCAAAATCAAGCACTGCAATTACACAAACCCTATTCATAGTGTAATGCTCCCTATTTAGCCAGCGTTTTCTAAGAGAGTCCTCGTGGTCAGGTTATAGGTTTCTTCGACCCGGTTGGGGGTCCGGTATCCCAGCGCCGAGTGTAACCAGGTCTCGTTATAGGTTTCGATCCACTGGTCGAGGGCGGCCGATAGTTCATGTGGGTCGCGCCATTCCCGTAACCAGATCAGTTCCTCTTTGAGCGCCCGCATCATCCGCTCAGTGACGGCGTTTCCTTTCGGGTTGTTGTAGCTGGTGAAGGCCTGATGAATCCCCAATAGCTTCGTGCCGCACCTACCAGGTGCGTTTGCTGCAAGCGAACCCGGCAACCTCAAAGTCTGACTGTGCGTGTTCGATCACCCAAGAGGTCACGGAGAATTCGCACCTTTCAGGTGAGGCACCGGGGCTATGACGGGGTCTTGACCTACACGACTCTCTCGAATCAGCGGGAGGGTCCGTTGAAACATAGAGTGTAGCGGTCCAGTATGCAAATGGAAAGTGCGTGGGCTTAGAGGTAGGGACCTGGTTAGTAATCAGTAAGTCGGGGAAGCCGGCCACGCACAGGACAAGATAGCACACCGTTAATCGGAGCAACCGACCGCGAGGCGGTGGGCCACCCGACCCAGCGGTGTCCCATGGCTTATTTGGGTTCGTTTTTGGGTCTGCTTCGGCGTATCTTGTTGTCGCACAATGACCGATTGGGTTCGTTTTGTTGTTTTTCAAATTTCGCAATGCACTTCTTTCCCGTGGCTGCATGTGTGAACGGACAAGTTTCGCCACAGAAGGGGGGGCAAATCAATGTCAGTACAAAGTCTGTAGGGAAAGTGCGGCAAAGGGGCGGGCCACTGGCTGGCGGAGAATGGATAGAAGAATCTCAATTTCCCTCTTGACACGTGGGGAGTGGGTATTCGTTATATTTAAATAAGACGAGGGATCGACCTCGGGAGGTTTTTATGGACATGGGAATGAAGGTCGCAAGTGTGACACGCACTCTGGCTTGCGCGGTAGTCGGCATACTCCTGCTCTCGTGCAGTGACGGGCCGACAAGACCGAGACCGCCCCAGAAGGAGTATCCGTTCTATTTCAGGGCGAACGCGTTTACTTATTATCGCTTCCATCCGGTCTCAAAACAGATAGACACAATCGTACTGCCATATCGTTCGTTTCCAAACATTGCGGTGTCGACTGATGGTAAGCGGCTTTACATACCATATGGGAATTCCACCGTGGTTGTGGGCACCGACTCGTTTGCCTTCATAGCGGAATTACCCTACCCCAGTACTGGTGGTGTGGCAGTTTCTCCAGACGGCAAGTTGGTGGCAATACAAGGCACTGATCTGAATATTCTGCGCACATCCGATTACTCGGTTGTATACACAGATACGACCAGCTCGGAGTTGGTGGGGGATTTCTCGGCTGATGGCAGGCACTTCTATGGCAGGGGGGATTGTCAGCATATCTACAAACTCAATCCTTACAACGGCATTCGGGAAGTTGAAATGCAATTCCCCTCAGAATGTGTCACGAGGTTTGTACCGTCAATTGACGAGACCAAGTGGCTACTCTATCTACATGTCTCGACTTTCGACCATTTCTTCCAGGTCTACGACGTTGCGAGCGATTCAATAGTGTTCAGCCTGTATATCACACCGGGTCAGGGCTGGATTGTTGTCACTTCTGACGGCAGGTACGCATTCATATCAAATCCGGGAACACCCTTGTTCGGTCCTCCTCCTCCATCATCGTTTCTGATGTTTGATATTCAGAACAACGTCCTCTACAAAGAGATTGACACGTATGGCCTGATAGGGGACAGCATCCGAGACTACCTGCCGATTGGCGCGATGGCTGTCTCACCCGATGGGAAGATACTGGTGGCAGCCCGAGCGTACGCGGCGGGAAACGGCGATTTCATAGTGTTTGATATTCAGACAGAACTTATCACAGAGAACTACTTCGTGGGCAGTGCGGCGGCACTGGTTTGGATTACGTGTCAGGCTGCACCCTAAAGGAATGGAGGTGTAGAATGAGGGTCGAGAGGTTCATCTGGTTAGTGTCGGTCGTGATAGCAGTACTTGCGGCTGGCATTCGCGCGCAGTTCTATCACGGTACTGATGGGATGGTACCTTTGGGGATCGATTCGACAAAAGTGGTCGTCAAATTTGATATTGGATCTTCTCAGCAAGACGTATTGTCACGGATTGCCCGGATTGTCTCGGCTGTCCCGGATACGAACATGCTTCCGGGATTTGTGGCGTGTTCATTGTCCGTTACGGACGGTTGCACGGCATTCCTGGATTCGCTAAACGGAGTTGAGGGGATATACCTCGGGGAGCCATATTACTACTTCGAGAGCGGTCTGGCGGCGCCGGTCGGCGAAACGTTTGTTGCGGCGTTCAACCGTGACCTCTCCCAGTCGCAGATCGACAGCATTAACCTTCGGTATCGAGTTGTCATTGACCACGCGTTGGAAGGGATCGACAACGTATTCATTCTTCGGAACACCGATTCTTCAGGGTACCGACTATTAGATATCACGAATCTGTACCATGACCTGCCGGAAACCCGTTACGCTGATCCCCAGTTCGGAATTCAAGCGCAGCCGATGGCATACAAGCTGTTCGACTATTATCATCCATATCAGCCGCACACCAAGAAAGTAATCGGTACATTCAATAGCGCGTCGGTCTGGGACTTTGCTGGCCTGACTAACCCAGTTACAGTGGCAGTGATCGACGATGGTGTTAACTCGCACGAGGATTTGCCGGCTTCCCGTTTGCTTGCGGGACGTGATTTCTATCCTCCCGGCGGTGGGGATTATAACCCTCAACCCGGGGCACTGCAGAGCCACGGCATATCGTGCGCCGGCATAATAGGAGCTTCTCACACGACTGACAGCTTGACAGGGACGCAGACAAGCAGCGGAATATTGTCTCTTAACCCGTACGTAAAGATTCTACCTGTGAAGATATTTTCCGATGAGGGCGATGGGATGACGGCGGAGGAAGATGCTCCCGCAATCTATTGGGCGTACGAGAATGGCGCAGACATACTTTCGTGCAGTTGGGGATTTTTGCCAGGTACTGATGATCAAACTCTCAACGACGCGCTTCACGCGGCATACGACAATGGTCGCTTTGGGCGTGGCTGCCCAGTGATATTCAGTTCCGGGAACAATGATAACAAATTCCCTGTGTCGTATCCGGCCCGATTACCTTTTTGTTTCGCCGTCGGCGCCACGCATTTGAACGACACCCGCTGGGAGTACAGCAGCTAGGGGGCTGACCTTGACCTCATGGCGCCAAGCGGCAATGTGTGTCTGCGGGGGGACGTCTGGACTCTGGACCAAATGAGTACTACGGGATTCAATCCGAATGTGGATTCACTTTGTGGTTCCTCTATCACCTGGAATTGCAGCAGCCCCAATGATTTCGACTACGATTGTCATTTCGGTGGGACTTCTGCTGCCTGCCCGGTTGTGTCCGGCACTGCCAGCCTTCTTTTGTCGAGAGACTCGATGCTCACGTCTGACCAAGTTTATGATATCCTCCGTTACTCGGCCGTGCCGCTTGGTGTGACGGTGCCGAATGATACGTTCGGCTATGGCCGGGTCGATGCCTTTCGGGCTGTGCTGTCGATTTCACACGGCGACGCCAACAATGACGGCGCCATTGAAATAGGCGACCTCACTGCCATCGTTGATTACGTCCTTCTTAACGGTCCAGATTTCTTTCCCAGTCACCTGCTTGGAGATTGCACCTGCGACGGCTTGGTCGACATTTCAGATATCCAGCTTTTGGTCGATTACGTGATGCTCGGAATCGGGGACCCGCCCGTTAAACCGTGCTACGAGTTCTGACTCAGCGCTTCTGTTAAGGTACAGGTGTCGGATTACACTTGTCTACGTTTGGCTGGATGAG
This genomic interval carries:
- a CDS encoding transposase, which codes for MTFSTHRRLPMLTNNVFRGAVAASIESVCRQTNCQLLAWVVMPEHVHLVLVPPLDVKIGAVIGEIKKRSAKIIHEVLVRHNSPLQQRLTIVRDGEPRFVFWMRRCFDYNCRTEEGVRRAIAYCHWNPVKRGMVRAPEDYVWSSAKWYGDGADVE
- a CDS encoding DinB family protein, whose protein sequence is MAENVANELITRQIFPILQETFEKVEGIYLDRGTSLCETLDTLSAAEASRPTTPGGTSIAGHVEHIRFYLRVMNDYMDGKFYEKLDWKQSWLVHTVSEQEWTELRQRVRDDYRGLLAHLQSFPDWNDERRLGGVIAVVAHTAFHIGAIRQMVKVVRG
- a CDS encoding integrase core domain-containing protein; protein product: MGIHQAFTSYNNPKGNAVTERMMRALKEELIWLREWRDPHELSAALDQWIETYNETWLHSALGYRTPNRVEETYNLTTRTLLENAG
- a CDS encoding DinB family protein, translated to MTPEFRSTAPDQFEYAPYYGKYITAISHGDILTTLSDQVSDARALFSGLSDEQAMYSYAPEKWNIKEILGHVIDAERVFAYRALRIARADRTALASFEHDDYVKVAKFSQRPLPVLLTEFEHVRAASVDLFTHLDDEAWSRKGTASGFAVSVRALAWIIAGHELHHRRIIQARYLKSQ
- a CDS encoding NmrA/HSCARG family protein; this translates as MSEKKIIAVVGATGAQGGGLVRAILNDRTGGFIARALTRDVNSDKAKELAQLGAEVVAVNVDDPGSLKRAFKGAYGAFCVTFFWDHFSAEKEVAEARSMAEAAKEAGLKHVIWSTLEDTRKWVPLDDNRMPTLQGKYKVPHFDGKGEADKAFAQVGVPTTFLLTSFYWDNFIHFGMGPQKDQSGSFAITFPMGDKKLPGIAAEDIGRCAYGIFKKGQEYIGKTVGIAGEHLTGTQMAAAFSKAVGKEVRYNAVEPEVYRSFGFPGADDLGNMFQFKRDFEEYFCGVRQPETAKILNPDLQTFDSWLARNGNRIPIK